In a genomic window of uncultured Flavobacterium sp.:
- a CDS encoding ABC transporter permease has product MIFTIKNTFTEIGNATLFAKQFFKEVFVPPYEAKEFLKQCYVIGYKSLPLVAITGFIMGLVLTLQSRPTLVKFGAESWLPGMVALSLIREIAPVITALICAGKISSGIGAELGSMKVTEQIDAMEVSAINPYNYLVVTRILACTLMVPILVFFADAVGIIGGYVGINIHGDVNFYRYLTQILQSLEFLDLIPATIKTFFFGFFIGMIGCFKGFNASNGTESVGKAANSAVVTASLTIFILDMVAVQITDLFF; this is encoded by the coding sequence TTGATTTTCACTATAAAAAATACATTCACAGAAATTGGAAATGCAACCTTGTTTGCAAAGCAGTTTTTTAAGGAAGTTTTTGTACCTCCTTATGAAGCAAAAGAATTCTTGAAACAATGTTATGTGATAGGTTATAAATCGCTGCCATTGGTAGCTATAACCGGTTTTATAATGGGTTTGGTACTTACGCTTCAATCGCGACCAACGCTTGTAAAATTTGGTGCCGAATCATGGTTACCGGGAATGGTTGCTCTTTCTTTAATTAGAGAAATTGCGCCGGTAATTACCGCTTTGATCTGCGCCGGAAAAATTTCGTCAGGAATTGGTGCCGAATTAGGTTCTATGAAAGTAACGGAACAAATTGATGCAATGGAAGTTTCGGCTATAAATCCTTATAACTATTTGGTCGTAACGCGAATTTTAGCCTGTACATTAATGGTTCCTATTTTAGTGTTTTTTGCAGACGCTGTTGGAATTATTGGCGGATATGTTGGTATCAATATTCATGGCGATGTTAACTTTTATCGCTATCTGACTCAGATTTTGCAATCGTTGGAATTTCTGGATTTGATTCCGGCGACAATTAAAACATTTTTCTTCGGATTTTTTATCGGAATGATTGGATGTTTTAAAGGATTTAATGCTTCAAATGGAACCGAAAGTGTGGGTAAAGCAGCAAACTCAGCAGTTGTAACAGCTTCTTTAACCATCTTTATTCTGGATATGGTCGCAGTTCAAATAACCGATTTATTCTTTTAA
- a CDS encoding ATP-binding cassette domain-containing protein gives MIKEKENTEPKTKEKSKTPIIEIKDLHKTFGANNQILKGVNLTVNKGEDLVILGRSGSGKSVTIKCIVGLIEPDKGEIKVFDENVLNLTKPELNEIRVRIGFLFQSGALYDSMSVRENLAFTLKKHKKELTAEEVESEVIEALDNVGLGDAIDKMPSELSGGMQKRIGLARTLILKPEIILYDEPTTGLDTITSREISELILDIKHKRKTTSIIITHDMACAKLTADRIMVLKDGVIHAEGTYEELEKDEDEWVRSFFE, from the coding sequence ATGATTAAAGAGAAAGAAAATACAGAACCTAAAACAAAAGAAAAAAGCAAAACTCCGATTATTGAGATCAAAGATTTGCACAAAACTTTTGGTGCCAATAATCAAATCTTAAAAGGTGTAAATCTTACCGTAAACAAAGGCGAAGATTTAGTGATTTTAGGACGTTCAGGCTCGGGAAAATCAGTTACAATAAAATGTATTGTAGGTTTAATTGAACCGGACAAAGGCGAAATAAAAGTTTTTGACGAAAATGTCCTGAATCTAACTAAACCTGAACTGAACGAAATCAGAGTTCGAATTGGATTTTTATTCCAAAGTGGCGCTTTGTACGATTCAATGTCAGTTAGAGAAAATTTGGCATTTACTTTAAAAAAACATAAAAAAGAATTAACCGCCGAAGAAGTTGAAAGTGAAGTCATCGAAGCTCTAGATAATGTAGGATTGGGTGATGCAATTGATAAAATGCCTTCTGAATTATCGGGCGGAATGCAGAAAAGAATTGGCTTAGCCAGAACTTTAATCCTTAAGCCGGAAATCATTTTATACGATGAACCAACTACAGGATTGGACACGATTACCTCAAGAGAAATAAGCGAATTGATTCTCGATATCAAACACAAACGCAAAACAACTTCGATCATTATTACGCACGATATGGCTTGCGCCAAATTAACTGCCGACCGAATCATGGTTTTGAAAGATGGAGTGATACACGCTGAAGGAACATATGAAGAATTAGAAAAAGACGAAGACGAATGGGTTCGCTCATTCTTTGAATAA